One stretch of Pradoshia sp. D12 DNA includes these proteins:
- a CDS encoding DinB family protein, producing MQVVTKVFLEQLDMHCHENEWFASMNQALHGVTAAEAAWRSSENSNSIWQIVNHLIFWNEDVIHRIKGTENPHKPENNEETFGNPGDPEDEIRWAQTVQRLNEVMSKLKTVIAADLEDEKLKTLYAANRYSIERLLSNIMMHDSYHIGQIVLLRKLQSSWDSIW from the coding sequence ATGCAAGTTGTAACTAAAGTGTTTTTAGAACAACTCGACATGCACTGCCATGAGAATGAATGGTTTGCTTCCATGAATCAGGCACTTCATGGAGTCACTGCAGCTGAGGCGGCATGGAGAAGTTCGGAAAACAGCAATTCGATTTGGCAAATTGTCAATCACTTGATATTTTGGAATGAAGATGTAATCCACCGAATTAAGGGAACTGAGAATCCGCATAAGCCAGAAAACAATGAAGAAACCTTTGGAAATCCAGGGGATCCAGAAGACGAAATCAGATGGGCCCAGACAGTGCAGCGCCTTAATGAAGTCATGAGTAAATTAAAAACGGTCATTGCGGCGGACCTTGAGGATGAAAAGCTAAAAACTTTGTATGCAGCTAACAGGTACTCTATTGAGCGTTTACTCAGCAATATCATGATGCACGATTCGTATCATATCGGCCAAATTGTTCTATTGCGAAAGT